The sequence ATAATTCATAATTCATAATTCATAATTCATAATTCATAATTCATAATTCATAATTTTCCCTCCTAAGCGCGTGGATTGATGATAAATTTTGCGTAAAGTATTGAGATCACGGGGAGATATAGTAGGAATGTTCGCAGTATGGGCATAATACATTATATCATCAGGATTGGGGCTGTGACCCCAAATGCCCAGCGCGTGTCCCATTTCATGACTAATATTACTCACTAAATAATCATCGGCTTGATGAGGGCTAACATGAATAATCATCCGATGATGTAGATGATTGTCGCGCAGATAAAATTTAATGGTAGTGGTAGCGGCGGCGATGCGCGGTAAATTTAATAAACCTGTTTCGGGGTTGCGGGTGATTTTGCCTTGGGGGAGGGGCGCTTGACGATAAATGATTATATCTGCTTCCTCAGCATTATTAATTTCTTGTAATGGTACATATTTATTCCATAAATCCAGCGCCCTCCGCCCCGCTTTTTGCCACCGTTGGAAAGCCTGAAGACTAGATACTGGTAAATCGGGCGCTGGTGATTCTAAATAAACTTTCACGGGAAAATCTCGCCAAATCAAATAACCCACCTGATGGGGGGTGATTTCCTCAAAATAATTATCTTCTGTTGCCAAGGGCAGATTTACTAAAAATGATGGCAGAGAATAATTGATTAATGGTGGTAATTTATCTTCAAGGTTATTTTGATGACGGGGAAGGGCGCTGGATTTGTTACCAGTTATTACCACCATTAACACCATAAAAAAAATAATCGCTATTAACTTGATGGGAGAAGATTTTTTAGGTAAAAATTTCATGAACTATTAAGTTTTACACACCCACATAAAAATTAAATTAATTTATTCCTATGGCTTAAAGAGATCAAAATTGCTTTAATTAGAATATATCAGCAAAATTTTAGGAAAATTATCAATGGCATTCATTTTAACTTTTTTGGGCAAAGGTGGAGTAGGTTGCACCACCATGGCAATTACCAGCGCCCATCACCACGCCAGTCAAGGGAAAAAAGTCTTACTAGCAGTGCAAGATTCAACCCCATCATTTCCCCTCATATTAGGCAGTGAATTACCCGACACCGTCACCGAAATTAAACCGAATCTTCATGTTATCCAACTACAGAGTAGTAAATTATTAGAAAATAGCTGGGAACAAGTTAAGGAGTTAGAACAAAAATACCTAAAATCTCCCATTCTTAATAGTATCTATGGTTCAGAATTGGGCATATTGCCCGGTATGGACGATGCTTTAACTTTAAACTATTTACGAGAACAGGATCAAAATTATGATGTCATCATTTATGATAGCCCCAGCGCCCTCCAGTGTCTGCGAATGTTTGGTATTCCCGATATATTAAGCTGGTATATTCGGCGCGTGCGCAATATTTTAGAAAATTCCGACATCGTGAAAACCATTTCTCCGTTTATTCAACCTGTCACCAGTGCCGTGTTAAATGTTAGTTGGAGTGCCGATAATATCGCCTCATCAGCGCCCGTCAACGAAGGTAATCAAATGTTAGACGAAGGCAAAAACGCCATCAATAACCCCCGTAGAGTAGCTGGTTTCCTCGTGACGAATGAGACGAAGGGCGCTATGGAAACCGCCCGTTATTATTGGGGAAGCGCCCAACAGGTGGGGTTAACCATCGGCGGAGTTTTAGCTAATGGCTGTGATAATGTCGAGGACATGAAAGAGTCATTTAAGCCCTTAAACGTTACTGCCATCCCCAAGGTGGCACACTGGGAAGAAATTGGCGACATTTTACCAAATTTTCTCTCCCTAGCTATCCTTGCCCCAGCGCCCCTCACCGTTGACAGTAGTAAAAGGGAAGTCAAATTATTTTTACCCGGCTTTGATAAAAAACAAGTCAAATTGAGCCAATCAGGTCCAGAAATTACCATTGAAGCAGGAAATCAACGCCGTAATATTTTGTTACCACCACCGCTGAAAGGGCAAACGGTGAAGGGCGCTAGATTTCAAGAACAATATTTAATTATTTCCCTCTAGCAGGGAGAAGGGGAGAAAGGGAGATTATGAATTATGAATTATGAATTATGAATTAATAATTTCCTTTGCCCTTTGCCCTTTTAACTTTGCCCTTTTGAGCAATTATCAATTGTCAATTGTTTTGCCTGTTTAATCATTTCCACCAAAGTATGATGAGCGTCTTTAGCATCGGATAAAGTATGATCAAAGTTGATCCTAATGGGTTGATCCACTTGATCATTAACCGCAATATTCATCCCCTCATGATCGATGGATAACATTCTAGCGCCCGTCACCCCGTCAACCTTACCAAACGCTTGAGCATAAAGCATTATGGCATCCTGATGATCGTCATTCATGTGCTTACAAATGCGCTCACTAACCCCTTGATTAATTACTTCAATCATACTTGATTAACCTGATCTATTAAAAAATATTCTCAAGTATATTATATCAAATCATCAACGAATAACCGAATTTTCGTTCAAGTTTTAAAAATTGTTGTTTAGAAGTAATCAAGATAGAATGAGGTCACAACAACTTTGATGAAACTATATAATTGGATATTCGTCAAAAATCGTAATCAAAATACTATTGAAAAAATTATGTCACAATCATTATTAAAAACCATCAGAAATGCTAGTTTGGTGGGCGCTACAGTTTTAGCCACTTGGTTTGCACCTATGGGCAAATTACTAGCTTTACCCCAAGAAGCCATTATCCAAAAATTGCAATCCGTGCCAGTATTTACCGTTGCCGATGAAGCTGGTGCGCCCCTCGTCGCCACCGGAAATGATACTAAAAACCGCAAAATTGCTGGAGTATTCATGAGTAGAAATGATGCCAATAACTTCATCGCACAACTGAAAAAAAATAACCCCGAATTGGGCAGTAAAGTGCAAGTTGTGCCAGTATCATTAGGGGAAGTCTATGAAATGGCAGAAGCCAACGCCAAAGAAACTGACGGCATCAATTTTGCCTATGTGCCAAATCAAGTACAAGTAGAAGAAGCTAAAAAACTTAACTCCAAATATGAAGGCGGTGTACCTCTTTTTGTCGCCACTGCTGGAGAAAATCAGGGCTACCTTACCATGAAACAAGGAGAGGAGGAGTTTATTCCCTTCTTTTTCGAGAAGGCGCAAGTCAGAGATTTAGTCGATCAATTTACCAAAGCTCAACCTAACCTTGCTTCTTCCATTAAAATCGAAGTGGTAGTTTTAGAAGGTATGATTTCAGCGATGCAACGAGGAGATGATGAAGTTTTACAAAAAATCATTCTTTGGCCTTCTAACGACTCTCTCCAATTTATTCGGGAAAATACTCCTAGTAATTCACCAAGTAAAAAGTAAGAAGTAATAAATTTTGATTGTCTATTACCATAAATTGATTTAAAAAAATCATAGGCAAGGGGCGCACATCCCCTTGTTACAATTCAATGATGATATTTTAGATACTTGCAAAGGTGCTACAAATGATTTAAAACTGCTATTGTATTACTCAGAAATTAGATTTTAAAAAATAGTTCAATTTATTGAACGAAATACCATTAGCCGTGTAATGAATTACACGGTGAGGTAATGTTTTCAGCTTAAATTTGTTTTGGACTGGAATAATTTTTAATATTTAACTCTTTTCATTATCAATTATCCATTGTCCATTATCAATTATTAGGACTCAATTTGTTCAACTAAACGAATCACCCTAGGCTTACTCAAGTCTTTCATGACGGGCGCTAGAAGAGCAATTTCTTCTTTAATATTAATTAGAGTTTGTTCCATTTCCCCAGCGCCCTTCAAACTCACAATTAAACGGTCTAAACTATCCTGAAACTGTGATAATTGAGCAAATTTTTCTGCCGATTTTTCAAGGGAATTAAGCCTATTTTCTAACAAAATTGCCACTTGAGATAACTCATTTTTAACCCCTTCACTAGCAGTCAGAAAATTATCATTACTAACCTGTGATTGTTGATTTACCAAAGCCAAAATATCTCTCATGTCATTTACCAAAGAATTATAGAACTTTTGTTGTTCTACATAAGATTGAATAAACTTTTCTCGATCTGTCAAAATACCTTGATTTATTTCCCTAATACTCTCAATCAATACTGATTCTTGTTGCTGAATGGTGTTAAATTGTTCAAAATATCCCTTCAATAAATTTTGGGCTACTTCCTTGGCATAAATTTCTGCAGGTTTGATTAAATCTTCAGGGGAAGGCATAGCTTCTTCAATGGGTTTGATTAATTCATCTTTAGAAGGTAAAGAAGTTTTTATGGCTTCATCAATGGTACTTTTTAAACTTTCTGTATTAAGAAGATTATTAGTTTCTTTTTCACTAAATTTAGGTAATAATTGATCATTAATAAAAAGATCAACTCTCAGCAATAATTGAGACTCCCTACGCTCAATTAAGACTAAAGGAATCATTACTATGATACTTAATAAAAGAGCTAATAAAGTGGTATCAAAAGCCACAGCTAAACCACTGGTAACGGTACCAATTCCCTCTTTTATTTGCTCCACTTCTGAGCTACCTTCAAGAAAACCAGAAAAGCCATTAACGGCGCTACTAATACCTAATACTGTACCAACAAAACCAAGTAAAGGTATTGCCCACACTAGGATACGAGGAAAACTATAAGATGATTCCGAAGCAGTGAGATAAAAAGATGAATCATCCAACGCTAACTCACTAGATGCTTTGCGACTGCCTGAATTGATGTAAGCTAATAAAACTCTGCCTAAACGATTTTTAACTAGGGTGGGAGATTGGGTAAAATATTCGGAAAGATGCTTTAATTGAGCGGATTTATAATTATCAAAAGATATATTTTCGGGGATTTGTATTTGCTTTAAAGACTTAAATTCTGCTTCAATTTTACTATATTTATTTAAAGTAGTAGCGATAACAAAACACGCTAAAAAAACAACCACATATTGAGTTATACCTCTGTCGATAAATAATACCCCTAAATAGGAATTTCTTACTGGTAATAGTAGTAAATAAATTACTAAGGTAAATACAAGGGCAAGGGCGCTGACATAGGGTAAATTAATATCTAATTCTTGGCGGTTACTTTGATTATATAGAGGCATTTATCGATATTTTTTTATAAGTTAGACGATGGACAAATTTTTCTTAATATTAACAAATTGACACCATCTATAAGTTCTCTTGCAGAATCAATTACCAAAATAAAGGGTTTAAAACCCCGTTTTTTAAGAAGTGAGCAAATTTAATGGTATTCCACCTTATCCTTAAGTTTACCTTTCCCTTTTGACACTTCGCTAATATAACTCTAGAAATGAAAGTCGGTAGGTTTTGTGCGAAGTTTATTGTAAAATTATGAGTTTAAGGGAAACTGAGATTTAGCAATAGAAGGAATGGCACAGCAAATTCAAGCAATCCGTGGCACTAAGGATATTTTGCCTGATGAGGTGATTTATTGGCAATTTTTGGAAAAAACGGCACGGGAAATATTATCGCGCGCCTGTTATCAGGAAATGAGAACGCCGATTTTTGAGCAGACATCCTTGTTTGAAAGGGGCATAGGCGAAGCTACAGACGTGGTAGGCAAGGAGATGTATAGCTTTATGGACAGGGGTGAGCGCCCGTTGACCTTACGTCCAGAGGGTACTGCTGGGGCGGTGCGCGCTTTTATTCAAAATAAGTTGGGCGCTACGGGTATTCAAAGATTATGGTATTGTGGCGCGATGTTTCGTTATGAGCGCCCTCAAGCTGGGCGACAGCGTCAGTTTCATCAAATCGGTTTGGAATTATTGGGAGTGAGATCGGCGCGCGCCGATGTGGAAGCCATTGCCATCGCTACGGATATTCTCACCAGCATCGGTTTAACTAATCTCAGTTTACAAGTTAATTCCGTCGGTAGTGGAGAAGATCGGCAACGGTATCGAGGGGCGCTGGTGGATTATTTTACCCCCTACAAGGACGATTTAGACCCTGATTCTCAAGATCGTTTAACCCGTAATCCTCTGCGTATTTTAGACAGTAAAGACCCGAAAACTCAAGAAATTGGGCGGAGTGCGCCCTCCATCCTCGATTATTTGGGGGCAGATTCGCAACAACATTTCTCGGCAGTTTGTCAATTATTGACGGATTTAAACATTTCCTATGAGCTTAATCCCCGTTTAGTGCGAGGATTGGATTACTACACAGATACCGCTTTTGAGATTCAGTCAGCGGATTTAGGCGCTCAGGCTACCGTGTGCGG is a genomic window of Cyanobacterium sp. T60_A2020_053 containing:
- a CDS encoding DUF2470 domain-containing protein, encoding MIEVINQGVSERICKHMNDDHQDAIMLYAQAFGKVDGVTGARMLSIDHEGMNIAVNDQVDQPIRINFDHTLSDAKDAHHTLVEMIKQAKQLTIDNCSKGQS
- a CDS encoding ArsA family ATPase, producing MAFILTFLGKGGVGCTTMAITSAHHHASQGKKVLLAVQDSTPSFPLILGSELPDTVTEIKPNLHVIQLQSSKLLENSWEQVKELEQKYLKSPILNSIYGSELGILPGMDDALTLNYLREQDQNYDVIIYDSPSALQCLRMFGIPDILSWYIRRVRNILENSDIVKTISPFIQPVTSAVLNVSWSADNIASSAPVNEGNQMLDEGKNAINNPRRVAGFLVTNETKGAMETARYYWGSAQQVGLTIGGVLANGCDNVEDMKESFKPLNVTAIPKVAHWEEIGDILPNFLSLAILAPAPLTVDSSKREVKLFLPGFDKKQVKLSQSGPEITIEAGNQRRNILLPPPLKGQTVKGARFQEQYLIISL
- a CDS encoding histidine--tRNA ligase, whose amino-acid sequence is MAQQIQAIRGTKDILPDEVIYWQFLEKTAREILSRACYQEMRTPIFEQTSLFERGIGEATDVVGKEMYSFMDRGERPLTLRPEGTAGAVRAFIQNKLGATGIQRLWYCGAMFRYERPQAGRQRQFHQIGLELLGVRSARADVEAIAIATDILTSIGLTNLSLQVNSVGSGEDRQRYRGALVDYFTPYKDDLDPDSQDRLTRNPLRILDSKDPKTQEIGRSAPSILDYLGADSQQHFSAVCQLLTDLNISYELNPRLVRGLDYYTDTAFEIQSADLGAQATVCGGGRYDGLVTELGGADTPAIGWAMGMERLVLLLQQLKPLTVSSPDVYFVSRGEKAEGRALVIAQQLRQRGITVELDLTGSNFAKQFKRADRSNALLCLILGDGEVESNTIQIKYLETGQQETVNLDDITHLIEKIN
- a CDS encoding matrixin family metalloprotease, with translation MVLMVVITGNKSSALPRHQNNLEDKLPPLINYSLPSFLVNLPLATEDNYFEEITPHQVGYLIWRDFPVKVYLESPAPDLPVSSLQAFQRWQKAGRRALDLWNKYVPLQEINNAEEADIIIYRQAPLPQGKITRNPETGLLNLPRIAAATTTIKFYLRDNHLHHRMIIHVSPHQADDYLVSNISHEMGHALGIWGHSPNPDDIMYYAHTANIPTISPRDLNTLRKIYHQSTRLGGKIMNYEL
- a CDS encoding MotA/TolQ/ExbB proton channel family protein, which gives rise to MPLYNQSNRQELDINLPYVSALALVFTLVIYLLLLPVRNSYLGVLFIDRGITQYVVVFLACFVIATTLNKYSKIEAEFKSLKQIQIPENISFDNYKSAQLKHLSEYFTQSPTLVKNRLGRVLLAYINSGSRKASSELALDDSSFYLTASESSYSFPRILVWAIPLLGFVGTVLGISSAVNGFSGFLEGSSEVEQIKEGIGTVTSGLAVAFDTTLLALLLSIIVMIPLVLIERRESQLLLRVDLFINDQLLPKFSEKETNNLLNTESLKSTIDEAIKTSLPSKDELIKPIEEAMPSPEDLIKPAEIYAKEVAQNLLKGYFEQFNTIQQQESVLIESIREINQGILTDREKFIQSYVEQQKFYNSLVNDMRDILALVNQQSQVSNDNFLTASEGVKNELSQVAILLENRLNSLEKSAEKFAQLSQFQDSLDRLIVSLKGAGEMEQTLINIKEEIALLAPVMKDLSKPRVIRLVEQIES